A window of Hordeum vulgare subsp. vulgare chromosome 5H, MorexV3_pseudomolecules_assembly, whole genome shotgun sequence genomic DNA:
TTTGGTTAAAAAAGGTCATAATTTCCTTACGGGAAATGGTCGTAAAGCACATAGCATTCGTCCGCTGCCTAATTTctagctaattacgaccaatacagatggtcatagctatgactaggcgccacatcatcagttttgcctatgtgtcaatttttgccctagtttgtgaagcaacctactattatgCCATTCCCAAAATTCttcaaaaattctcataaattctTTGGATCATATACCCCTCAAGTAtgtcaaaacccttccttccccagttcaaaaataattcagcaatattcattttcctattatgttcagaatagcactttgtgaaggaagtgctatttatatTTTTATAATTTCTCACAaaatttttgggcactctttcctatccatatcattgcctcatgaaaaaatTTATCTCCATTTGacaagtaaatctttctcagcaaatttccaaatttCTGTCCAGCTAGAAGATTTCTGAAGGAAGTACTATCCACGAGTAACCTAATGAGtttaattttttccacatcttataTATGCCCAAATAattgctctccacaaaatttgagccacatctaacaatccatgtgagctcaccattgaatctttgtttctggtaatattttcagtttgtgaagcaactacattttatattgctttgtaAATGATGAAATTTTACCAGAACATGACCCTAACCATATAACCTCCCTCCACCAAATTGTAGCTCATTTAATCTAGCCAATTTCTATCAATGTTTTTCCCAATGTTTTGTTCAGTGGAGAGCATTCTGAAGGAGGTACCAGTTTCGTTTATTCAAATGGTATGAAATGTTTATAGTGTCTTCATATGACCAGATTATCacactcctccaaatttcagctccatgCAATCATTTATGTGAGCACATCTCCAATTTCTATTTTATGTCCAGATTGGCAcgttgcaaagcaagtgctatctaGACACCTCCCATTGCCTGCAAACTTTTTTTGGCTATCTTCCATATCCAAATAATTGCCACATGCCAATATGCAACTCTATTTTCCTATTAAATCTTCCTCAACAAATTTCCTAATTTTCTACCCAGAGAGAAGCTGTGTGAAGGAAGTAATAGCTAGGAATATTCAAATGACCTAAGACTTTTCCAAATATTCTATATGCCCAAATGATCACGTTCTACAAAATTTGAGCTCTATCCAGTAATCCAAGTGAGCTCATCATACGATCTTTTATTCTGGTCAaatttttagtttgtgaagcaaatATATTTTAGATTTCTTAATTAGTGCTGATAATTTACCAGGGCATGTTCCTGCATGTGTAACTTATCTACACCAAATGTGAGCTTGTTTTATTTATCCAATGCATCTCAATAATTTTTACAAGTTTCTGCCCAtaggagagcattgtgaaggaagtgcaactttggcatgtccaaatggtattaaTTTTTTGCAGTACTTTCCTATGCCCAAATCACCATCCTCCACCAAATTGTAGATCAATCCATGCATGTATTTGAGCCcatcttcaacatccatatttctgcccagtgtggtactttgcaaagcaaatGCCACCTAGGATCCTTCATTTGAGCTGAAAATTTTCCAAgacagtctccttagtagatgatcatcctcacccAAAAATCAGGTCCATTGGCCTTGTGAATTTCCCCGAGTGCTAATCAAATACctcgctgctaattcatgtttgagattatttcagtctcctcgtgagatttttCTGTTGTATTATTCTTATTAACACCTAACGGGGGAGTGATAAACCCACCACCCACGCCTAGGCTTCCTAGAACGCGCGGCAATGCCATAGTCACGCGGTGACCACGCGGTTGGCATGCTCGTTTAcatgctctggagttggggccctcacaCACCATCCAAACCTTGATGTCTTGACACCACACCATGTATCTATGATAAaatggatacttatgtacctaaaaatgatttttgggaaaaataaagagcaaattataatgcagctacagttcaaatttgacttGCTTCCATCTGAATCGacacaatttgtctttttcagcagcggtggataaaagattttgacacccaactATTATGTCAACTgtgcattaaatatggactagtattttagaaaattgatttggtacaattttgcaacaaatatatggtagatccttcacaaaaaaactaatTTTGGGCATTAGAAAAATGGAACATGATTTTtgtcgtccaaagaaaatgaaaacttccttaggcaacattgtttgccattccaagatgcaccctttTGCATAATATGAGACCatctgaacaaactatgccatgaatgaggccataagattgatcatttggcttgaaagccatgaatcttcacacatggtagctcatttctgagaacccctttttaaaataatttctatattacaagtttattattttacctggtaactttgtcacatataatgacacaatgcgatggttttccatttttcattttttttcatttttcatatcCATTTCAAAATGCAgtcaaaacggcgggtatgaccgttcctagctagtggttaaaTCTTGGAATTTATTTGGtgtttatgatacaaaatagatacttttgttcctataaatgatttttgaaaaaataaggaccaatctataatgcagctgcagttcaaatttgacccgcttcgaggtgaatcgacgaaaatttgtctttttcacgagtggTGGATAaatgcttttgacacccaactcatttggtcaattgtacattaaatatggcctagtattttggaaaaattatttggtccaattttgcaacaaatatatggtatgtccttcatagaaaaactcattttgggcactcaaaAACTGGAAATATTGAATattacattttttgaaaatgtaaataaGGTCTAAAGAATATGAAATTTTACATGGTATTGGTTCATCATTCTTagaaagtgtggaaaaatatttgagaaaatttactaTCAAAAGTAATAGGGTAaacaaacacaattttgtttggtGATTCCCTATTGGCTAAAACATCCTTCTcccggatcgatgacgtggcaggGCAGCCAGTCCCACTCTAGATGATCTGAGCCATCAAAGCCAATGGATCCAATGTCTCTCAATGGATCAATAGAAAAAAACGCAAACCCTACCCTCATCCCACCCAGATCGATCCACCCCTCCTCTCGTCCCACCCAGACCGATCCACTACTCCCCTCGTCTCCCACATCGACGCCACCGCTCAACCATCGCCTCGTCCCTCCCGAACCTCGCTACCGGTGGCCTCTCCCCCTCCTTTGTGCTTCCCTCTCACCTCAAGCGGAGcccccatccatccatctctctctcttggGACACATCTTCACCGCTAGAGATGCCATGCGATTTCCAGGTGCCGCTTGTAACCGTCGGAGCTCACCACCCACCAACAGCATGAGGCCCCAGGTGCTGCTCGCCGTGCTAGCCGTCGTCACCGACGTCGCAACAGCTCTGCCCCGAGCCCACAACCAAGGTGAGGCCGGGATCCTCATTTCTTTCTTCATCTCCTCGTTGAGTTAGTAAGCATAGGTAGTAGCAGTCGTATGGACTTCCATTCGCTTCTTCCTGCAGGCGCGACGCTGTGCTATGACAAGTGCGGCATCTGCACCAGGTCCTGCCCGCCGCAGTGCAGATGCATGGACGTCGCGCTGACGGGGATACTACCCCAGGGTACACCAAAGGCGGAGATTACCTTTCTCCAAGACAATTAGGTGGCCGCCTGCCCCCCACGCCGGCTGGCGGTAGACGGCCCCGTCTAGTCATATGCAAGGCCGGCTGTCGGTAGCCGGACCCTCCCACCAGCTCCTCTCCAACGGTCGTATGCGGTGCAGCCGGCCAGCTGGTCGGTTGCCAGTCGGACGGACTTCCCGTCCCACCAGGTCGTATAATAGTACACAGACAAGACAATTCTTGACCCCGGCGTGGCAACAGTGCCCCCCGACGCAGGATAGGGTTGTAGCGGGATGATGGCGCCGTCAGCATGGCTACAGGGAGCCTAGACGACACCGACGCCAGCTAGAAGGCGCGACCCTGTAGCCTTCATCCTCCCGCGCACGCGCCCTGGCAGCCCGACGTATAAACCTCTGGCTGCACAGGCCGACGGGCCCCATGACAAGACTTGATAGCCGGTGCCCCCCCCAAGCCGGGCAGAGGTTGCAGTCGGGTCCCATCGGCGATCTTATCCTCAACACTGTATAGCTGGGGCTGCACTATAAAGCCCCCTCCAGCCCCCCCGAGAGAGGGGCTGGCTTTTTTCGCATtagcacacacacacattcaCATACAACTCTAGGAGCACCATTGTACTGTGATTCCATATATTCACACAGGCAAGACTAGGGGTATTACCTCaccggagggccctgaacctggatACACCGGCATCATGTGTCGTACGCCCAAACCCATTCCCACACGCCGTCGGCGCCGATCGGCCCCAATCCATGAGCTAAGCCACCCTATGGCATCTGTCCTGgaaataccacgacagttggcgcccatcatggGGCCAGCAGAGATGCTGGCCGAAGTGACGTTTCGGGCGGGACCCTTCACTGCTTCTCGCGAGCGcgtggtgatacgtccattttgcatcatgctttcatgttgatatttattgatttttgggttgttatattactcgtggtaccatatttatgccttttctctcttattttgcaaggattatttgaaaagggagaattcaggcagttggaattctggactagaaaaggagcaaatcctagttcactattctgcacatctccaaatgccctgaaaatttacgtggattttttctggaatatattaaaaatactgggcgaaagaactgccggaggggggccaccaaggccccacaagcccccactccgccaccaccccctggtggcggtgggcaagcttgtgggctgcctgaaggcccactagcccccctcttttgctatacgaagcgtcctggtctggaaaaaaaaaatcaatcgggagctttttcatggtttcgctgccgccacgaggcggaacttgagcagatccaatctagagctccggtaggacgatcctgccggggaaacttccctcccggaatggggaatcgtcgccatcatcatcaccaacactcctctcgtcggaggggaggcatcttcatcaacatcttcatcagcaccatctcctctccaatccctagttcatctcttgtaaccaatcttcgtctcgcaactccgattggtacttgtaaggttgctagtagtgttgattactctttgtagttgatgctagttggattacttggtggaagagtttatgttcatatccttgatgctattcattacaactctggtcatgattatgattatgtattgtgagtagttacttttgttcctgaggacatgggataagtcatgctgataatagtcatgtgaatttgatattcgttcggtattttgatatgctatatgttgtttttcctctagtggtgttatgtgaacgtcgactacataatacttcaccatatttgggcctagaggaaggcactgagaagtagtaagtagatgatgggttgctggagtgagagaagcttaaaccccagtctatgcgttgattcgtgaggggctgatttggatccactagtttaatgctatggttagtctttgtcttagttcttcctttctagttgcggatgcttgcgagagaggttaatcataaatgggatgcttgtccaagtaagggaagtacccaagcgccggtccacccacatatcaaactatcaaaggaacgaacgagaatcatatgaacatgatgaaactagcatgacagaaattcccgtgtgtcctcgggagcgtttttcctcctataagactttgttctggattgtcccttgctacaaaagggattgtgccacttgctgcaccgttgatactacttgttactcgttactctttgcttgctacgtttcacctcgctaaacaatcacttgttatcgctactttcagtgcttgcatttatttccttgctgaaatccgtttatcagagccttcttctccttgttgggttcgacactcttacttatcgaaaggactacgattgatccactatacttgtgggtcatcaagactcttttctggcgccgttgccggggagtgaagcacctttggtaagtggaaattggtaaggaaacatctatatactgtgctgaaatttattgtcacttgtcactatggaaactcttcctttgaggagtttctttggggtatcttcaccacgaacggaagcacgaggagtttctcctcaacctgaggtacctactgaaaatatcttttatgaaattcccttGGGTATGctcgagaaactgctggctaatccttttacacgagatggatcttcacatccagactttcatctaatgtatgtagatgaagtttgtggtttatttaagcttgtaggtttgctcgaggatgaggtaaataagaaagtctttcctttatatttgaaggataaggcgttgacatgttataggctatgtgatgatgctggatcatggggctacaatcggatgaaattgg
This region includes:
- the LOC123396883 gene encoding Bowman-Birk type trypsin inhibitor-like — its product is MRPQVLLAVLAVVTDVATALPRAHNQGATLCYDKCGICTRSCPPQCRCMDVALTGCIPACKTCAKSTVDGHDSFQCKGLITNFCKTCYPKAT